The following coding sequences are from one Triticum dicoccoides isolate Atlit2015 ecotype Zavitan chromosome 4A, WEW_v2.0, whole genome shotgun sequence window:
- the LOC119289822 gene encoding uncharacterized protein LOC119289822, translating to MADQGSKTTSWWRRFRWLFAVRCTLACVVTLVAVGVIARAVVVMLRPEKLQLKLAGGRVAVDYIPSLPPPRNVVVFRVVLKANNPGGRATIVYANVTVRLTDASAGPAARITEFDLPQRIDVAQRMAHEATAVAGLEPGEDLPMRYVRPLYEGRGVSGAEMELSGVLSTHTAMATTSVLTTYYCWPVTITIVVGDSAADVPCFDKLDAPAHV from the coding sequence ATGGCCGACCAGGGGAGCAAGACGACGAGCTGGTGGAGGAGGTTCCGGTGGCTATTTGCGGTGCGGTGCACGTTAGCGTGCGTGGTCACCCTGGTGGCCGTGGGAGTGATCGCTCGGGCGGTGGTGGTGATGCTCCGCCCCGAGAAGCTCCAGCTGAAGCTCGCCGGCGGCCGTGTGGCTGTCGACTACATcccgtcgctgccgccgccgcgcaaCGTCGTGGTCTTCAGGGTCGTCCTGAAGGCCAACAACCCCGGCGGGCGCGCCACCATTGTTTACGCCAACGTCACCGTCCGGCTCACGGACGCGTCTGCGGGACCTGCTGCGAGGATCACCGAGTTCGACCTGCCGCAGCGCATCGACGTGGCGCAGCGTATGGCGCACGAGGCGACCGCGGTGGCCGGGCTGGAGCCGGGGGAGGACCTGCCGATGCGGTACGTGCGCCCCCTCTACGAGGGGCGCGGCGTATCCGGCGCGGAGATGGAGCTGAGCGGGGTCTTGTCCACCCACACGGCGATGGCCACCACCAGCGTCCTCACCACGTACTACTGCTGGCCGGTGACCATCACCATCGTCGTGGGCGACTCCGCCGCGGACGTGCCCTGCTTCGACAAGCTGGACGCGCCGGCCCATGTGTGA